In Mauremys reevesii isolate NIE-2019 linkage group 13, ASM1616193v1, whole genome shotgun sequence, the sequence aacattttttatttagaaaaatggCTTTCGTTCCTTCAAGTGCCATTTGTTTTTCAAACAAGTGTCCGTTTTCAATATTCTCCAAATATTTGGAATTAGACAATTCTTTCTTTTGCCTCAATGTATCTCAGCAACGCTTTCTGGATTCCCTTCCTTTGGGTTTTTCCAACCTCTGGTCAGTatcacaataataaataataaataattaaatacttgtggggtggggagagaaaaaaagaaaaagaaatactgaaaacaaacaaatttgGGTCTGGCTCAAAATGTGTGAAACAAAATCattgaaatttcaatttttttaacacAACCATTTCAATGTGCTATTATCATGGGCTGTTTAATTCGACTAGCCATGCTCTGTGGTCACAGGTTGGCCACCAAAGCCACATGGCCCCGTTCCTGCTCTCTGGTAGGGGGAAAGAATGTTTTTAAGCCAGCCAGAGACACGCTGGAGCTGGGAATTTTGATGGTGGAAAACCTGTGAGGAATGGATTAGGTATACAAATGATCAGTATTTGTAGAGGTCCTATAGAATTCAGCACAGAAAATTCTACCCTTGTTCCAGAATCCCCTTAGCTGATGTAAAACCCTGTGCACACGTGGGAATTCTAATGACTCAGGAGGAAAGGTTGTCACCGAATATTGTTCTGGGGTAACAGGGCATGTGGATCAGACAGACACAACATAAACAGAGCGATCCAGGGACAGAAGTGAAACAGACACAAAGTAAACAGCCAGGCAGACACAACCTGGGAGCACAGGAATGTGGCCCTGAGAAAAAGCTAAGAGAACCATCTTGGGCACTGAGTCTTGGCTGGAGAGGCAGGCTCTGTACATTGAACAGAGGAGCTGTCTGCTGCTGTTTGATTTCAATGtgctcagggaaacaggactttggaTGTTTCTTGTAAATAAACTTGATTGCATCACAGGAAATACCAGACTCCATTGTCAATTTCTGCTCCCAACCGGAACACGTGTAGGGTCCCAAACATTGATTAGACACTTGGGGAGACAATATAACAAAATTTCAAACATCAATGGGGTATTTCTAGCTGCAAAAGAATTTCAGGACTGAGCCACTTGAAGTATTTCTCTAACACTAGAAAGAAATACTCTTGATCTAAAGCACCTCGGGGTTCCACACAGGCATGGATCCCTGTATGGCAACATTGGCCCTTTACAGGGGAGCGTCTCCTTTAACTCAGCTTCTGCAGAGTTTTGTCGATCCAGGGGATGAATTTGGAGATTCTCGTGTATACGCTGGGGGGTCGCCCATCCAGATTTCCATTGGAGATGATACCCTGGACCACCCCGTTGCACACCAGGGGCCCGCCGGAATCGCCCTGCCAATAAGGAGAATAACATCAGTGACTGACATtacccagcccagcctgtcctGTGGAGATCTCAGATTGCATGCGGGACAGGTGTTCTCTGCAGCTGAAGGCCCAGCCCTTCCTGCCAAACAGAACCAGCCTGGAAATGGGTCAGCAGAGAGAGAAATCTAGAGCTGCACAGAATGTGGAAAAGGCAGTTTCTACAAACTTGAAATTTGCCACAGAAAACAATCAATTTTCAATTTTTGCTTTAGGAAAATTGAAAGGAAATATTCCATCTTGGGTCAGTTCCATCTGAATCagaatattttactttttaaaaaatgtcctgAAACATTTAATTTGGAATCAGTTCAATAAGATGTTAAACTGCTttctcctagggtgaccagacagcaaatgtgaaaaattgggacagggagttggggtaataggagcctatataagaaaaagacccaaaaagcaTGACTGTTCCTataaattgggacatctggtcaccctactttctcCTAACCATGCATTGGCTTATGGGAGTTGTCCTTCAGGTCTGCATTCTCTCCTAAGGACTTGGCTCCCTAGAGCagtacatctcccataatgcaacTCAGAATTGCTTCTGACTGAGCTGTTTGGGGCATCATGGGAATCACATGACAaagtgcattgtgggagatgtagtccaggcAGGGGCTATATAAGGGAAAATAGAGGCCTGATAAGGAACTGCAGCCCCTTCAGCCTCATCTTCTCTgcctaaacatgcccaattcttttAGCCTTTCCTCCTACATAAGGTTTTCTAAATCTCTGATCatatttttttgttcttgtttctctcctctggactctctccagtttgttcacatggAAGGAAATGTTTCAATCTGTTCATATCTCAGcttgtttcattttgattgaaaatgttgcaatgaaacattttgaaatttctgaGTCAAACCTGCttttggaatttccattctgcCAAAAATGTTGAAATCTCAACTTTTCTTCAAAAACAAAGATTGAAATGTTGCCATTTCCTGTTAGATGGGAACACTGATTCTCCCTTAGCTCCAATGCCAACCTGGCCCTATGCACATCATCAGCAAAGCTCCCATCCACATGtgtgggatcaggatttcacccagggtcCTATCTGTTGGATAGCCTCAGGGTTTAGTTCACCAGTAGACCCTCCAGTGAAGGTGAAGAGTAGAGATGGTCACAACGTGATAGGGAAGAGGGGAGGCTTCCCCTTTTTTCATCAACAATCTTCCTGGAACATTTTGCTAAAAACTCAAGGCCTAACTATGTGTAATCATGGAAGTTGTATTTTAGGTGCCTCATTCTCTTATGggaacacaggactggaaggccCTACTGGGTCATAAAGTCCAATTTCTGCTATTATAGGCAGCCCTGTCATATTATCccatccataaacttatcaagctctgTCTCTATCCTTGTTAGgttgtctccccctcccccacaatgcTCCTGTTGGATGTTGTTCCAGAACCTCctccctctgatggttagaaaccttcccctcatctccagcctccATTGATCCCTGCCACTTTTATCCCCATTTGatttgtcctttagcttcaaCAGCTCGTCTCCCTCCCTAGTGTCCCCCTGCCCGCTCCTGATGTATTTATGGAGCAATCAGACCCCTCTCAGCCTGTGTTCTATGCCAAGCTAGCCCAggtattttattccttttttgactgaccagctttccattcccctgatcGTCCCACCAGCCCTTCTTAACACCTGCTCCAGCTGAGATTCCTCTTTCtgggacagggctgcccagaagtCTGCACCGGATTCCAGCTGAGCAATGCCCAGAACCTTCTCCGCTGGCATTAAAACCCCCCTCTCTATTGGAGACACCTTGGCTGCTTCACCCCAGGACCCATTTCAGCCCATTTCCACTAGCACTTTGCACAAAGGCAGTAACACTGGAGAGACCTCTCTGCAGTCATCCTATGTGCTGGGCTCACCAGCTGGGctgcatctcccatgatgcaggATGGGCTCCCATCTTGGGGCAGTGGAGCAAGGGAGGGGCATGGCCATACTGGTTTCCACCAGCTCCTTGCCCTGGAGCAGCTTGCTGTACCCCCAGTGGCTTTGGGCAGGGAGATATTTACCTGGAAGGCTGATTTCTTGGTGTGGGGGCTGCCAGCGCAGAGCATGGTGATGGGGTCATAATGATGGTACTGCTCTCTGCACAGGCTATCCGACACcacctcctgctctgcctcctgcagCGTGTCGGTGGTGGTGTTCACTCCTGTCCGACCCCATCCGGCCACGCTGCACTCGGATCCTGGGCTGATGTGCTGATCAGCCTCCGGCAGGGAGACAAGCCCCACCCACTCGGTCAGCTCCGcgctgtgccacagctgacatgGAAGGAGAGAGAATGCACCTGGATCAGCACAGGTATCGAAGAGGCAAGGAGCAGCACCACCTGGCCAAAGCGTGGATGTGAGTCCAGGAAGTGAGTGTGgggtcactgggggtggggggatgggatggggtggtacctgcagcagtgtgaggtcactgggggcaggtgatgggatgggggtggtgcCTGTAGCAGTGTGagctcactgggggtggggggatgggatgggggtggtACCTGCAGCAGTGTGATGTCACTGGGGgcaggtgatgggatgggggtggtgcctgtagcagtgtgaggtcactgggggcaggtgatgggatgggggcAGTACCTTCAGCAGCATGATGTCATTGTCAAAGTTCTCATTGTTGAAGTCAGGGTGCTGGATCCAGCGACGGGCCCGGATCCGTTGCCAGTTCTGTCCTGGCTTTGTGAAGTCTTGGACTCCCAGGTAGACAAAGATGTTTCTGGAAAAGCCAAGGGGAAAATATGGGCGTATTAGTGCCTATTggatagtggggtggggccaTCACAGACCCTCTGGAAGGGACATCAGCCCAGATCCTGGTCTGTGCAGATTTCTACCTACATTTGTGTGACTGCATAACACAGAGACCATCTTATGCACCTACATGTGGATGGACTTCTTCCTTCTCCATTCTGGTTGGCTAAAGAGACCCAAAAGACTGAGTAATGGACTGTTCTCCTATGCAGGGTGACCCATTGTCTAGTTCTTGTCtccacagttcaagaaagatgttgataaattggagagtggtcagagaagagccacgggaATGATCAAAAGATTGGAAAACCCACGTTATACTGAGAAACTCAAGATCAATTGGTTTCAAATTCAGAGGGACTATAAAGGATTCTGTTTGGTTTCTTTCTCAATGATTGTTTCGTGATATGAGTTTTTAGCAGGGACTGTAATTAATGTTGGAACCACTTACTAAAGTTCATTGTGGATTCTCcaacactggcaatttttaatcAAGGTTcgattttttaaaagatctgctgtagatcaaaaggaattatttgggagatgttctctggtctgtgttatacaggaggtcgtTCAAGATGATCACAAAatcttgaaatctatgaatcattGAAGTGCTTATGGCAGAAGAAGGAAAATACCCATGGGAAGGTGTAAGGCCCTAACCTGGGCGCAACtttgaaatattaaaagaaaTTTTTTAAAGCAGGGAAATCCCAGATGCCTTGGCTGGGCCGACACAGAAATAAGGTCGCTGGAATGAATGACACATGCAAATAAGAAAAGGATCAAAGAGTTTTTTATGCACTGGTGCCATCTACTGGATATGGACACCAGTAGCAGGAAGCCCAGATCTGCCTGTGAAATGACCCTGGGGACAGAGATCACAATGTGGGACATAAGCGGCTGCTGAGTCCATCAGAGAAGATGTTGAAGTCCAGAAGGAATCAGGACACTTGGCCCGGCCCCTCTGGACAGCCCTTTCCCTCCTCCAGGGTTAGCAGGACAAAGAAAAACTGGTGAGACTTCATGACAGAGATTGAATCTCCTCGTCTTTCTTTAATCTCTGTCTAGATGTTCCCCTTTTGATACCAAGAAACGTGCTACAGACCCAAAAGAATTGATGGCTGATGATCGGAAGTGGATGTCATAGGAAATCCTGGGGATTGGATCAGTCTCTGGTACAACAGCTGGGTCCCAGCACTGATCTATGTTAACTGCCTACAAGGTTGCTCTGTTCAGTAGGGCTCAGATCCCCAAAGGCAATCAGGGGATTTCTTGATTGGTTAAGAACAGCCAGGGGTCTGGGTTTGAGAAGCGATGGCCAAGGGAAAAGACTTGAGAAGAGGCTGGGTTTCAACTGAGTGAAGTCACCCAGTGACAGGGGTTGTTCTTATTGAACTGACTAAAATCATCAGCTGGGATGTTCGCTCTGTGGGACAGGTCTAGTTTGGTGGGTTTGGGCTTTAAAACAGGCACCCAGTGAAGTTCGCCATTTTCTCATCCCATAAACACTTCTGGTGTTTGGGGCAACATATTGCCAGCTCCAATCCCATCCCAGAGATggagactggctggctcagggggtgggaaacgggacatggggcctttctcCTCCAGAGGCACCAGCCCTGATCTAGCTCCGGGGTGGGCGaccggctggctcaggggtgggggattGTCTGTctcagggggtgtgtgtgtgtggggggggaatggcGCGTTTCTTACCCTAGGTTGCAGTTACAATGAGCCGCTGTCACCACCACGTCCTCACGAATCAGGAACCCTCCGCAGCTTCCCACTGACCCGATTTGCACGTAGGCCATGTAGGGTCTGGTGCCAAGCGGGGCTTCCTGGCCCCCGATGACCCGAGCTGGAGAGAGACAGGgaggggttcaaaagggagctggaCAGTGGGACTAAAAGCCCAGTGCAACCTGGACCCTCATCTCttagctcagccccctgttggcCTGGATCTCAGCTCCTTAGACCCCCGCAGCCCAGCCTGCCCCTAAGTCACCCCCTCTCCCCAACCAGCCCAGTCTATCCCCTACATACACGTACCCGCTGCACATCCACCTATTTCCACGTGGACCCGTCCATCCTTCCATCCATTCTTTATCCCATACATGCCCATCCATGTTCTGGCTGTGGGGCCACCCCCGGCCATCTCCCCTCTCAGAGAACTGGGTCAGGAATTCCCTGTCACCCCTCAGCCTCATTCTCCCATCTCCTGACACCTGCCTGAGCCCATGGCTAATTCTATCCCCCTGCCCTTGGTGTGGGTTGTGCTGCCCACAGCCCCAGTCTCCCCATTCTCACCACTAGAGCCAGGAAAAAAATTATAAGGAATTGgcaaatttgctttaaaaaaagcaattttCAGGCATCAAAAGAACCTGTGAATTCAGGTGGAATTCGATGGATTGTTTTGGCTACAAAgaaatgattatttttttccaggaAAAAGTAGAAAAGTTTTGTTATGAGCAATGGGAAACGAAACATCTTGAGTTTCTGTTTGAAATGGTGCTTTCTTTAGAAATGGAGCAAATTGGGTTCTTttaaactaattttttaaaaagtgattaaaGCCCCCTCTAAAGCGACCTGAAATCAAATGAAAAAGTACCCCCCAAAATTGTTTTTAGttgaaagcaaatgaaaaagcaaaaaaaaaatcaatttttgtttcaaaattgcaTTTCagttcaagtatcagaggggtagccgtgttagtctagatctgtaaaagcagcaaagagtcttgtggcaccttatagactaacagacgttttgcagcatgagctttcatgggtgaatatccacttcgtcggatgcaagagacgaagtgggtattcacccatgaaagctcatgctgcaaaacgtctgttagtctataaggtgccacaggattctttgcatttCAGTTCAAAACTCAGCTAATTAAAAATAAGGGTGAAAAACACCTGAACAGGTCCCATAACGAaaccaaaaagcaaaaaaaaaaaaaaaaaaaacaatccccccctcccccatttgttTTGAAACAATGTATTTTTAGGGTTTCTGCATCtgcaagaaaaaatgaaaaaaaaaattggggaggAACCCAGCTTTTCCCCAGATTTTATGGTTCAGCCCCTGAACTAAGAACACTGTGACTCGCTTAGCCCCACTCCCAGTGTGAGTCCCCCGGAGCTGGGAAATAACCAGTCGCTCAGCTCTACTCACCAGTATGAAGCGGGAGAAAGATCGTgtagagcaggagcagcagcatcaTTGGTGCacatccaggagctggggctggtggCTCTGTCTCAGCCCCCAAGGGTTTATATACAGcgggcagcggggaggggaggctgggaagAGGTGACCCGGGAAGTGCAGGGTCATGTACCCGGCTACCAAGAAATTCCCCATCAGCGATGAATCAGGGGAGGGGATTCCCAGAGAGGAAACCTTGAGCCATGTCCCTCCCACATcccgggacaggggtgggggtggggtgggtttcCTTCCTGCACTGGTGCCTTCCCTGCCCCGAGCTGGGGACGTGGCCAGTGCTGAGGCCTCCCCGCTGCAGATGGCAGAATCCCCCCTGgtccgatctatcacctccagagaaagggaagagcctaaaaatttaaagaaaacttagtttgatagcatcctgtcgggcaagaactcacttatcaatagctggggtgtaaaatcctcatttctgtattgttctatcactgtagtctccacttccctgttGTTTGTCTGCATAATCTCTGTCTgcttctgtgattgtttctgtgtgctgtataattaattttgttgggtgtaaaccaattaaggtggtgggatataattggttaaataatcattttacaatgtgttaggattggttagttaaatttcagtaaaatgattggttaaggtatagctaagcagaacacaatttttactatatagtctgcagtcaatcaggaaggggggggatgggaacaggggatgggggacttggaatcatgttttgctaaggggggaatgggaacagggacacaggcaaggctctgtagTGTCAGAGCTAGGAAGGGGGAcaccgaggaaggaaactggaatcatgcttgctggaagttcaccccaataaacatcaaattgtttgtaCCTTTgaacttcgggtattgttgctctctgttcatgcgaggaCCAGGGAAGTGcaagggtgaaggaataagccccctaacaccatCCATCCCACCTATTCATCCCTCCATCCATTTGTccacctatccatccatccccacctatCCAGCCAGCCATCCCCGCCTATCCATCCGTCCACCCATCCCCACActtaaattcatagattcatagattccaaggccagaagggaccattatggtcatctagtctgaaccCCTGCataacaggccagagacctgccccacaattATTCCTAGAGGAGATCATTTAGAAAAatctccagtcttgatttaaaaattgtcagtgacctTTGGTCAGTTCTGattgttaattaccctcactgttaaaaatgtacgtcttatttccagtctgagttcatctagcttcagcttccagccattggattgtgttagaccttcatctgctagactgaagagcccattattaaatatttgttccctgcgTATGTACTTATAGACTTTGATCGTGTCAGCCCTTCTTtctgttaagctaaacagattgaactCTTTGAGTCTACCACTAGgtggcaggttttctaatcctttgatcATTCTTGTGGATGTTTGCAAAACCCTCCTCAATTCGTCAACATCCGTCCTGAATTTTGAGGGCACCAGAACTGTACATAGGATTCCAGCAGtgggttgcaccagtgccaaatgcggaggtaaaataacctctttgctcctactcaagattcccaggatcgcattagcccttttggccatggGGTCGCACTGGGATCTTCTGTTCAGCTGCTTATGCACTgtgatccccaaatcttttgcAGAGTCTCTGATTCCCAGGACAGAATATCCCAACCTGTAAGTATGTTGGAGAGCTGCAATTGCTGGAAAAAGTCCTGAAACCCCTGGTGTGGGCAGGTGAAGGGAGCTCTAGAATTTCTTTCTATTTTCTGTGTATTTCTAATGGAGCCAGACTGGAGGGCCCAGGCAGGGCTTTCCCAGCTCTGTATTTGGTTTTCCATTGGCATTCCAGACTGGCAGTGGAGAGCTACCCATGATAATGGTGATAGCACCCAGCTCTTCAAGACTGTccgtcatagaatcatagaatcatagaatatcagggttggaagggacctcaggaggtcatctagtccaaccccctgctcaaagcaggaccaattcccaactaaatcatcccagccaggactttgtcaagcctgaccttaaaaacctctaaggaaggagattccaccacctccctaggtaacccattccagtgcttcaacactctccgagtgaaaaagtttttcctaatattcaacctaaacctctcccactgcaacttgagaccattactccttgttctgtcatctgctaccactgagaacagtctagatccatcctctttggaaccccctttcaggtagttgaaagcagctatcaaatcccccctcattcttctcttctacagattaacaatcccagttccctcagcctctccttataagtgatgtgctccagccccctaatcatttttgttgcccttcgctggactctttccaatttttccacatccttcttgtagtgtggggcccaaaactggacacagtgctccagatgaggcctccccaatgtcgaatagaggggaatgatcacgtccctcgatctgctggcaatgctcctacttatacagcccaaaatgccattagccttcttggcaacaagggcagagtgttgactcatatccagcttctcatccactgtaacccctaggtcatgCATAGGCCTCACAGCACAGGCGAATGTCATTATCCCAACAGGGCTGGGGcgtaaactgaggcaaagggaggAATGGGAGATGCCCACAACCCCCCAGTAGTCCAGGGTGAGAGCTTTTCCACTGGGCTTTTTGCATCCACTCTATCGCCTTCAGCAGCGAAAAGGCAGCCCCTGTTTCTGGATCCCCTTGGCTGGGGCCTAAGCTCTACGGACAGTTTGCAGGTTTGGAGTTGTTGCTTCATGCAGGGGAGGAATGTGGAGATCCTTATGTGTAGGTGCTGGGCAGGGCCCATTGGAGTGCAAGCTCTGATCCAGGACCAGGGCAGGGGACTGACTGGCTCAGGGGAGTGGGAAATGGGATATGGGCTTTCCCTTCTACAGAAATTCAGTGCTTCCATCTCCTTTCCAAGGCCCAATTTCTATCCTTCCCTAGCTAACCCTTACATGGTCTGTGGGTAATGCTGATTGGTATTGATCCCGGGTGAGAGAACACACCCCGATCCCACCCCTGTGTGTGCAGGATAGAGGGGGTTGCAGCTCTGATCTCCCTGATACCAGCCTCCCCCAGGGACAtagtgtcataactataaagggaagggaacggccctcctgtgtacaatactataaaatccctcctgtccagagacaccaaaatccttttacctggaaagggttaagaagctcaggtaacctggctgacacctgacccaaaggaccaataaggggacaagatactttcaaatcttggtggggggaagtcttttgtttgtgctctttgttttgggagttgttcgctcttgggactaagaggcaccagacatcaatccatgttctccaaatctttctgaaccaggctctcatatttcaaacttgtaagtaacagccaggcaaggcgtgttaggtttatctttgttttctcaacttgtaaatgtgcCTTTTGCTAgggggtttacctctgtttgctgtaactttgaacctaaggctagagggggttcctctggg encodes:
- the LOC120380384 gene encoding duodenase-1-like — its product is MMLLLLLYTIFLPLHTARVIGGQEAPLGTRPYMAYVQIGSVGSCGGFLIREDVVVTAAHCNCNLGNIFVYLGVQDFTKPGQNWQRIRARRWIQHPDFNNENFDNDIMLLKLWHSAELTEWVGLVSLPEADQHISPGSECSVAGWGRTGVNTTTDTLQEAEQEVVSDSLCREQYHHYDPITMLCAGSPHTKKSAFQGDSGGPLVCNGVVQGIISNGNLDGRPPSVYTRISKFIPWIDKTLQKLS